From a single Arachis hypogaea cultivar Tifrunner chromosome 3, arahy.Tifrunner.gnm2.J5K5, whole genome shotgun sequence genomic region:
- the LOC112791244 gene encoding uncharacterized protein has protein sequence MTDQIVSSPLIPPPSITHSSAIDLEAGSSEQIQCRICLETDGRDFIAPCKCKGTSKYVHRECLDHWRAVKEGFAFAHCTTCKAPYHLRVHGAADRKWRTLKFRFFVTRDILFIFLAVQLVIASLAYLVYLIDGYQQYWLHLVWGFDSEPSFYYICGALLFFVLLGLSGCFITCYDRRVRNDLAQPCREICFCCCHPGVCADCHLPGTLCMWTDCTACFESCGTMATECGSCMGGAGEAGLPLLFIMALIFLGLFTLIGIFYSVLVATMIGQRIWQRHYHILAKRMLTKEYVVEDIDGEVSRSDWSPPTLPPEHVQQLKSLGLL, from the exons atgaCGGATCAAATAGTTTCTTCTCCTCTAATTCCTCCTCCATCTATCACCCACTCTTCCGCCATCGACCTTGAAGCCGGTTCCTCCGAACAAATCCAATGCCGGATTTGTCTCGAAACAGATG GCAGAGATTTCATTGCTCCTTGCAAATGCAAAGGTACATCAAAATATGTACATCGAGAGTGTTTGGATCACTGGCGTGCGGTTAAG GAAGGGTTTGCATTTGCTCACTGTACTACTTGCAAGGCACCTTATCATTTGCGTGTTCATGGTGCTGCAGATAGGAAATGGCGTACCTTGAAATTTCGGTTTTTTGTCACCAGAGACATTTTGTTTATATTTCTGGCAGTTCAGCTT GTCATTGCTTCATTGGCATATTTGGTTTATCTAATAGATGGTTACCAGCAGTACTGGCTTCATCTTGTTTGGGGTTTTGATAGTGAGCCAAGCTTTTACTACATATGTG GAGCCCTCTTGTTTTTTGTGTTGCTTGGCCTATCAGGATGCTTCATTACTTGTTATGATCGAAGAGTTCGCAATGATTTGGCACAGCCTTGTCGAGAAATCTGTTTTTGTTGCTGTCATCCTGG AGTCTGTGCAGACTGCCATTTGCCGGGGACACTTTGCATGTGGACTGATTGCACTGCATGCTTTGAGAGTTGTGGAACGATGGCAACTGAATGTGGAAGTTGCATGGGAGGTGCTGGCGAAGCAGGGCTGCCATTACTATTCATAATGGCTTTGATTTTTCTCGGACTCTTTACTCTAATTGGGATATTTTACAGTGTATTAGTGGCTACCATGATAGGACAACGAATATGGCAGCGTCATTATCATATACTTGCAAAAAGGATGCTAACAAAG GAGTATGTCGTTGAGGATATCGACGGAGAGGTGTCACGGTCTGACTGGTCTCCTCCAACTCTCCCACCGGAACATGTTCAACAGCTGAAATCACTGGGCCTTTTAtga